A window of the Drosophila simulans strain w501 chromosome 2L, Prin_Dsim_3.1, whole genome shotgun sequence genome harbors these coding sequences:
- the LOC6732479 gene encoding male-specific sperm protein Mst84Db, with translation MCGGWACASYNIACCNPRLSTLRFSGRCFAPTPCGPCDDCSIYGGCCGGCCGC, from the coding sequence ATGTGTGGTGGCTGGGCCTGTGCCTCCTACAATATCGCCTGCTGCAATCCCCGTCTGTCGACACTGCGATTCTCTGGCCGCTGTTTCGCACCCACGCCCTGCGGTCCATGTGATGACTGCTCCATTTACGGCGGTTGCTGCGGTGGCTGCTGCGGGTGCTAG
- the LOC27206955 gene encoding uncharacterized protein LOC27206955 — protein sequence MPFVERFQQIRNFVMNVCLVEAIQFVQDLSHAICLDLQGLFNLK from the coding sequence ATGCCTTTCGTCGAGAGATTTCAACAAATACGTAATTTTGTTATGAACGTCTGCCTCGTCGAGGCCATCCAATTCGTCCAGGACCTCTCGCACGCCATCTGTCTGGACCTCCAGGGCCTATTCAATCTCAAGTAG
- the LOC6732481 gene encoding uncharacterized protein LOC6732481, with the protein MAKTTIPGASTRHMQMAKRWRTEKDVGSHGFHGSQSGRSCICWISVVLLLILVPDFIEALKDVSVMIPQAVKRGSNALFTCNYDMENDTLYSVKWYKGKREFYRYTPKENPAMKVFAMTSGLNVERNLSNQSHVVLQSVPLNISGKFTCEISVEAPTFQTAMVSGEMEVVELPEEHTVVTGIQARYRIGDLVDGNCSIKYSKPAANLTWTINGIVVPPHHIKTYQTEKRENSTLESVTSAIHFMVTNQHFLKGQMRLKCTANIFDIFKEEMESVIEEDRPRIMASGRSYDINNYPLEEHTNGERGGFEDHNESYLTYYSADNTASGASTAAHEIFWQFWPSQLTKLPINRQLAGAWHWLCGGGGAAALLLFFLLQQGPLAHQIINCQYTKPATGKVQQQQQQHQQRSSGSSSNIEVTAPKAATSASSVKCFYNCQMAMAMPTRSRDDDDRGDAYIGSTSANAAATATATADADAADVAAAGGVASCSIKRLSATLVGGVNAVRGVASGPDQRLLMTRRRERRQKKSQAMDAMMQSRWSAC; encoded by the exons ATGGCGAAGACGACTATTCCGGGGGCAAGCACCCGTCACATGCAAATGGCCAAACGGTGGAGGACGGAAAAGGACGTCGGATCCCATGGATTCCATGGTTCCCAAAGTGGGCGTAGCTGCATTTGCTGGATATCCGTGGTACTCCTACTCATTCTGGTGCCTG atTTTATTGAAGCACTCAAGGATGTGTCGGTAATGATACCGCAGGCGGTGAAACGTGGCAGCAATGCGCTATTCACTTGTAATTACGATATGGAAAACGATACTCTATATTCGGTTAAATGGTATAAGGGCAAGCGTGAGTTTTATCGCTATACGCCCAAGGAGAATCCGGCGATGAAGGTCTTTGCCATGACAAGTGGTCTCAATGTCGAG CGCAACCTTTCGAATCAGAGCCACGTCGTCCTGCAGTCGGTGCCGCTGAATATTTCGGGGAAATTTACATGCGAAATATCGGTGGAGGCGCCCACTTTTCAAACGGCCATGGTGTCCGGCGAAATGGAGGTGGTTG AGCTGCCGGAAGAGCACACTGTGGTTACCGGGATACAGGCACGTTATCGCATCGGCGATTTGGTCGACGGCAATTGCTCAATTAAATACTCGAAACCGGCTGCTAATTTGACATGGACTATTAATGGTATTGTG GTGCCACCGCATCACATAAAGACCTACCAGACGGAGAAGCGGGAGAACAGCACCCTGGAATCGGTTACAAGTGCCATACATTTCATGGTCACCAATCAACATTTCCTCAAGGGCCAGATGAGG CTCAAGTGCACGGCCAATATCTTTGACATCTTCAAGGAGGAAATGGAGAGTGTCATCGAGGAGGACCGGCCCAGGATAATGGCCTCCGGCAGATCGTATGACATCAACAATTATCCCCTCGAGGAGCACACGAATGGCGAACGGGGCGGCTTTGAGGATCACAACGAGTCCTATTTGACGTACTACTCCG CGGATAACACGGCATCGGGCGCCTCGACAGCTGCACACGAAATCTTCTGGCAGTTCTGGCCATCGCAGCTAACAAAGCTCCCCATCAACAGGCAGttggcgggggcgtggcactggcTATGTGGGGGCGGTGGAGCGGCTGCTCTTCTCCTCTTTTTCCTGCTGCAGCAAGGGCCGCTGGCCCATCAAATTATCAACTGTCAATACACAAAGCCGGCGACTGGCAaggtgcaacagcaacaacagcaacaccaacaacgcagcagcggcagcagcagcaacatcgagGTGACAGCTCCAAAAGCGGCAACATCCGCATCTAGCGTCAAATGCTTTTATAATTGTCAAATGGCTATGGCGATGCCAACTCGAAGTCGTGATGATGATGACCGTGGTGATGCGTATATTGGCAGCACGAgtgcaaatgcagcagcaacagcgacagcaactgccgatgctgatgctgcagatgttgctgctgcaggaggAGTTGCGAGTTGCAGCATTAAGCGGCTGTCAGCGACACTTGTGGGGGGCGTCAATGCTgtaaggggcgtggccagtggGCCGGATCAACGATTATTGATGACTCGGCGGCGGGAAAGGCGGCAAAAGAAATCGCAGGCGATGGATGCGATGATGCAGTCGCGTTGGAGCGCGTGCTGA
- the LOC6732480 gene encoding male-specific sperm protein Mst84Dc, giving the protein MCCQGACGSVSYALAYGPVGPALPAMNYNNCCCGPNPPCGPWTCPPNRCCCAGEWGCFGPFY; this is encoded by the coding sequence ATGTGTTGCCAAGGAGCCTGTGGATCGGTATCCTATGCCCTGGCTTATGGCCCCGTCGGACCCGCTCTGCCAGCCATGAACTATAATAACTGCTGCTGTGGACCCAATCCTCCCTGTGGACCCTGGACATGTCCTCCTAACAGGTGCTGTTGCGCCGGCGAATGGGGTTGCTTTGGGCCTTTTTACTGA